In Ammospiza nelsoni isolate bAmmNel1 chromosome 34, bAmmNel1.pri, whole genome shotgun sequence, the genomic window AGCAACTCCCTTGGCCACCACCCCAATGACCACCCTGCCCATCCTGGTGCCCACCGCGTCCACCATGGTGACCACCACCCCAATGACCACCGCGTCCATCCTGGTGCCCACCATTCCTACACCCACAACCTCCACGACCACCGTCCCAATGACCACCAACGCCATCTTGATGGCCACCAACCTCTTGTCCACCATCTTGATGGCCGCCAACCCCTTGTCCGCCATCTTGATGGCCACCAACCCCTTGTCCACCATCTTGATGGCCGCCAACCCCTTGTCCGCCATCTTGATGGCCACCAACCCCTTGTCCACCATCCTGATGGCCGCCAACCCCTTGTCCACCATCTTGATGGCCACCAACCCCTTGTCCGCCATCTTGATGGCCGCCAACCCCTTGTCCCCCATCTTGATGGCCACCAACCCAATGACCGCCATCTTGATGGCCACCAACTCCTTGGCCGCCATCTTGATGGCCGCCAACCCCTTGGCTGCCATCTTGACGGCCACCAACCCAATGACCGCCATCTTGATAGCCACCAACCCCTTGTCCACCATCTTGATGGCCACCAACCCCTTGTCCACCATCTTGATGGCTGCCAACCCCTTGACCACCATCTTGACGGCCACCAACCCAATGACCGCCATCTTGATGGCCACCAACCCCTTGTCCACCATCTTGATGGCCACCAACCCAATGACCGCCATCTTGATGGCCACCAACCCCTTGTCCGCCATCTTGATGGCCACCAACCCAATGACCGCCATCTTGATGGCCGCCAACCCCTTGGCCGCCGCCCCGCTGCCCCTCCCCGGCCACCCGGACGCCCCTCTTGCCCAGCGCCAGCCTGGGCCGGCCCCTGTCCAGCGCGTCCAGCAGCGTGCAGGCCATGCACAGCGCGGCGCTGGCCGCGGCGCCGCAACGCCCGCACGCCCCCGGCGCCGCCCCCGCGCCCGGCGCCGCCCCCAGCGCCAGCCGCCGCCCCGAGTGCGCCAGCGCCGCCACCCGCCGCCGGCCGCGCCgcctccagctccttcagcagcgCCCGCGGGTGCCCGCGGAACGCCAGCGGCGCGTGCCGGCACTCGGCGCTGGCGTAGGGCAGCCCCAGGAAGTGCGCGTAGAGCACGATCTCCTTCTGCGACGCGTGCCGCAGCGGCTTCAGCCGCGGCACCGTGGGCcagggcgcggcggcggcggcgggggggggTTGGGTTGGGTTCCTGTTGGGTTTCGCTGGGTTCTTGTTGGGCTTCCTTGAGGCTTTGTTGGGTTTTGCTGGGCTCGTGCTGAGTTTCGTTGAGTTCTTGTCGGGTTCCATTGGGTTCTCATTGAGTTTCATTGAGTTCTCGTTGAGTTTTGTTGAGATCTCATTGAGTTTCATTGAGTTTTCATTGGGTTTTGTTGGGCTCTCGTTGGGTTCCGTTGGGTTCTCATTGAGCTTTGTTGGGTTCTCGTTGGGTTTCGTTGACTTCTCATTGAGTTTCATTGAGTTCTCATCGAGTTCCGTTGAGTTCTCGTTGGGTTTCATTGAATTCTCGTTGAGTTCCGCTGGGTCCTCGTTGGGTTCCATTGAGCTCTTGTTGGGTTCCATTGCATCCTCATTGAGTTTTGTTGAGTTCTCGTTGGGTTTTGCCGGGTTCTCGTCGGGTTCCGTTGGGTTCTCGTTGGGCTTTGTTGGGTTCTCGTTGGTGGCCCCTGACACCTCACTGGTGGCCACGGTCCTGTTGGTGGCCACAGTGACCTCGTtggtggccacagcagcctcATTGACTGCGGTGACCTCATTGGTGGCATCCAAGATCTCATTGGTGGCCACGGTCCTGTTGGTGGCCATGGTGGCCTCGTTGGTGACATCGGTGGCCATGGTCAGGTTGGTGGCCATGGTGGCCTCGTTGGTGGCCATGGTCAGGTTGGTGGCCTTGTTGGTGATGTCCTTGGTGGCCCCATTGGTGGCCATGGTCAGGTGGGTGGCCATGGTGAGGTTGGTGGCCAGGGTGGCCTCGTTGGTGACCCCATTGGTGGCCCCATTGGTGGCCATGGTCAGGTTGGTGGCCAGGGTGGCCTCGTTGGCCGCGCGCCGCAGCCGCGCCACGTCCCCGCGCAGGAAGTTCATCAGCACCGTCTCGGCCACGTCATCGGCGTTGTGGCCTGCGGAGAAGAGTGACCACGAGTGACCACGAGTGACCACGAGTGACCACAAGGCACCATCAGTGGCCAGCAGTGACCAACAGTGACCAGCAGTGACCAGAAGTAACCAGCAGTGACCACCAGTGACCACTGCTGACCAGTGACCACCAGTGACCAGCAGTGACCACAAGTGGCCAATAGTGACCAGCAGGGACCACGGATGAGCACCAGTGACCAGAAGTGGCCACCGGTGACCACTGATGGCCACCAATGACCAGTGACCAGCAGTGACCAGCAGTGACCAGGAGTGACCACCAATGACCAACAATGACCACCAGTGGCCAATGACCATCAATGACCAGCAGCGACCACCAGTGGCCACCAGTGACCAGCAGCGACCACCAGTGGCCACCAGTGACCAGCAGTGACCACCAGTGACCTgcccagtacaaaccagtgagctcccagtccctcccagtataacccagtgccctcccagtacaaaccagtacatcccagtgaccccaaaccccctcccagtccctcccagtataacccagtgaccccaaacccgctcccagtccatcccagtccatcccagtgccctcccagtccatcccagtacatcccagtgaccccaaaccccctcccagtccatcccagtgccctcccagtacaaaccagtccatcccagtgaccccaaaccccctcccagtccatcccagtataacccagtgaccccaaaccccctcccagtccctcccagtataacccagtgaccccaaacccgttcccagtccatcccagtccatcccagtgaccccaaaccccctcccagtataacccagtgc contains:
- the LOC132085931 gene encoding uncharacterized protein LOC132085931 produces the protein MVDKGLVAIKMAVIGLVAVKMAAKGLAAIKMAAKELVAIKMAVIGLVAIKMGDKGLAAIKMADKGLVAIKMALVVIGTVVVEVVGVGMVGTRMDAVVIGVVVTMVDAVGTRMGRVVIGVVAKGVAGVGLVDKGLAVTRMGLVAVGAVVTKMDAVATKVVVSVLVVTRMGLVVRGVVAVEVMVKGLVVIGMVVKGLVATNMELGVTRARTLRVVVRGSLVIGMDMVVTQVSPLVTVVTQVSTQ
- the CTU1 gene encoding LOW QUALITY PROTEIN: cytoplasmic tRNA 2-thiolation protein 1 (The sequence of the model RefSeq protein was modified relative to this genomic sequence to represent the inferred CDS: deleted 1 base in 1 codon); the protein is MPRPRCSRCPLPSVLLRSRSLLPFCRRCFLAAFEAEALQALLQPGPALPAGAAVAVAASGGKDSTVLAHLLAHLNRGHALGLRLALLGVDEGIDGYRDHALRVLRRVGAGLPLPLLLVSHRELFGWGVDELGGALGGRSRCTVCGVFRRHALERAAREMGADWIATGHNADDVAETVLMNFLRGDVARLRRAANEATLATNLTMATNGAVPRLKPLRHASQKEIVLYAHFLGLPYASAECRHAPLAFRGHPRALLKELEAARPAAVAALAHSGRRLALGAAPGAGAAPGACGRCGAAASAALCMACTLLDALDRGRPRLALGKRGVRVAGEGQRGGG